Proteins encoded by one window of Listeria cossartiae subsp. cossartiae:
- the rpsM gene encoding 30S ribosomal protein S13, producing the protein MARIAGVDVPREKRIVISLTYIYGIGKQTAKEVLAEAGVSEDTRTRDLTEEELGKIREILDRIKVEGDLRREVNLNIKRLIEIGSYRGMRHRRGLPVRGQNTKNNARTRKGPSKTVAGKKK; encoded by the coding sequence ATGGCACGTATTGCAGGTGTGGACGTTCCACGTGAAAAACGTATTGTTATTTCCCTGACTTACATTTATGGTATCGGTAAACAAACAGCTAAAGAAGTTCTTGCTGAAGCTGGCGTTTCTGAAGATACTCGTACTCGTGATTTAACTGAAGAAGAGCTAGGTAAAATCCGTGAAATCTTAGACCGTATTAAAGTTGAAGGTGACCTTCGTCGTGAAGTAAACTTAAACATTAAACGTCTAATCGAAATCGGTTCTTACCGTGGCATGCGTCACCGTCGTGGACTTCCAGTTCGCGGACAAAATACAAAAAATAATGCCCGTACTCGTAAAGGCCCGTCCAAAACAGTAGCAGGCAAAAAGAAATAA
- the rpsK gene encoding 30S ribosomal protein S11: MARKTNTRKRRVKKNIESGIAHIRSTFNNTIVMITDTHGNALAWSSAGSLGFKGSRKSTPFAAQMAAESAAKSAQEHGLKTLEVTVKGPGSGREAAIRALQAAGLEVTAIKDVTPVPHNGCRPPKRRRV, encoded by the coding sequence ATGGCTCGTAAAACAAATACTCGTAAACGCCGTGTGAAAAAGAATATCGAATCTGGTATTGCACACATTCGTTCTACATTTAATAATACGATCGTAATGATTACTGACACACATGGTAATGCTTTAGCTTGGTCAAGTGCAGGTTCTCTAGGATTTAAAGGTTCTCGTAAATCTACTCCTTTCGCAGCGCAAATGGCAGCTGAAAGTGCAGCAAAATCAGCACAAGAACATGGTTTAAAAACATTAGAAGTAACTGTTAAAGGTCCTGGTTCAGGTCGTGAAGCGGCTATCCGTGCACTACAAGCAGCTGGTCTTGAAGTAACAGCTATTAAAGATGTAACTCCAGTTCCACATAACGGATGTCGTCCTCCAAAACGTCGTCGCGTATAA
- the rpmJ gene encoding 50S ribosomal protein L36, giving the protein MKVRPSVKPMCEKCKVIRRKGKVMVICENPKHKQKQG; this is encoded by the coding sequence ATGAAAGTAAGACCATCAGTGAAACCTATGTGCGAAAAATGTAAAGTTATTCGTCGTAAAGGTAAAGTAATGGTAATTTGTGAAAATCCAAAACATAAACAAAAACAAGGATAA
- a CDS encoding DNA-directed RNA polymerase subunit alpha translates to MIEIEKPKIETIEISDDAKYGKFVVEPLERGYGTTLGNSLRRILLSSLPGAAVTSIQIDGALHEFSVIEGVVEDVTTMILNIKKLALKIYSDEEKTLEIDMQGPGVVTAADINYDSDVEILNPDLHIATLSDNAKFHVRLNATRGRGYTPADQNKRENMPIGVLPVDSIFSPVIRVNYQVENTRVGQSTNYDKLTFDVLTDGSISPEEAVSLGAKILSEHLSIFVNLTDEAQKAEIMIEKEESHKEKVLEMTIEELDLSVRSYNCLKRAGINTVQELADKSEDDMMKVRNLGRKSLEEVKVKLADLGLSLRNEN, encoded by the coding sequence ATGATCGAAATTGAAAAGCCAAAAATCGAGACGATTGAGATCAGCGATGATGCCAAGTATGGAAAGTTTGTTGTAGAGCCACTTGAGCGTGGATATGGTACAACTTTGGGTAACTCCTTACGTCGTATTCTATTATCTTCTCTTCCAGGTGCAGCAGTAACCTCTATCCAAATTGATGGAGCTTTACATGAGTTTTCTGTAATTGAAGGTGTAGTAGAAGATGTAACAACCATGATTTTAAATATCAAAAAACTTGCACTAAAAATCTATTCTGATGAAGAAAAAACATTAGAAATCGATATGCAAGGTCCTGGTGTAGTAACTGCAGCTGACATTAATTATGACAGCGACGTTGAGATTTTAAATCCCGACTTACACATTGCTACATTAAGTGATAATGCTAAATTTCATGTGCGTTTAAATGCGACTCGTGGTCGTGGTTACACACCTGCTGATCAAAATAAACGCGAAAATATGCCAATTGGTGTACTTCCAGTCGATTCAATTTTTTCACCGGTTATCCGTGTGAACTATCAAGTGGAAAATACACGTGTTGGACAATCAACTAATTATGATAAGCTTACGTTTGATGTGTTAACTGACGGAAGTATCAGCCCAGAAGAAGCAGTTTCACTTGGAGCTAAAATTCTTTCTGAGCATTTAAGTATCTTCGTTAACTTAACAGATGAAGCACAAAAAGCTGAAATTATGATTGAAAAAGAAGAAAGCCATAAAGAGAAAGTGCTTGAAATGACTATTGAAGAATTAGACTTGTCTGTTCGTTCATATAATTGTTTAAAACGCGCTGGAATCAATACAGTACAGGAACTTGCTGACAAATCCGAAGACGATATGATGAAAGTCCGTAACTTGGGCCGTAAATCGCTTGAGGAAGTTAAAGT
- the infA gene encoding translation initiation factor IF-1 produces MAKEDVIEVEGVVQETLPNAMFNVELENGHKVLATVSGKIRMHYIRILPGDKVTVELSPYDLTRGRITYRFK; encoded by the coding sequence ATGGCAAAGGAAGATGTTATTGAAGTAGAAGGCGTAGTACAAGAAACTCTACCAAACGCGATGTTCAATGTTGAACTCGAAAATGGTCATAAAGTACTGGCAACTGTTTCTGGTAAAATCCGTATGCATTACATTCGTATTTTACCTGGAGATAAAGTGACAGTAGAGCTTTCTCCATACGACCTGACACGCGGAAGAATTACTTATCGTTTTAAATAA